CCGATGTGGTCGACCAGTTGTTCCACTCCCGGGGGCTTCCCGCCGAGACCACCGAGCATGTCTCGGCGTTGCTCAGCCCGGCCGTGGTCGCCGCTCAGCCCGGGAGCCCGGACCTGGAGTCCTTATCCGGAGCCGGCGCGCGAGCCGTGCGCGACACCTGTGCCGAACTGCTGCGCCTTTCCCGGGAGCGCCCGTTGGTCATCGGTGTCGACGACGTACAGTTCGCCGACGCGTTCTCCCTCCAGCTGCTGCTCTACCTGAGCCGCCGCATGGAGTCGGCACGGATCATGATCGTGCTGAGCAAGTGGGACTGGGCGCAGCCCACCCTGCCGCGCTTCTACGCGGAGATCACCCGGCTTCCGCATGGCCTGATCCGGCTGGTGCCGCTCTCCGAGCACGGCATCGCCGGACTGATCACCCAGCGCACCGGGGAACAGCCCGACCCCGGGCTGGTCGCCGCCTACTACGAGCTGACCGGCGGCAACCCCAAGCTGGTGGACGCCCTGCTGGAGGACCAGCGGACAGCGGGCATCGAGTCCCCGGGCCGCGGCCCGGCAGGACTGGCGACGGTCGGGAGCCACTATCAGCAGGCGGTGCTCGCCTGCCTCTACCGATGGAATCCCCAACTCCTCGAAGTCGCCGAGGCATTGGCCGTGCTCGGTGACGAAGGCGCCGCCGGTCCGCTGAGCCGGCTCAGCGGTCTCAGCGTGGACACCACGGAACAGGTGCTGCACACACTCGTCGCGGAGGCGCTCCTCACCTCCGGTCCGACGCCGGGGAACTACCGGTTCCGTCATCCGGCGATCGCCAAGACGCTGCTCAACAGCCTCTCCACGACCGAGCGCACGCGTCTGCATCTCCAGGCGGCCAAGCTCCTGCACCAGCAGGGCATCGGCCCCCGTCCTGTCGCCCGGCACCTCGCCGAGGCCGGCATCGTGGTGGAGGGCTGGGCCACGGGAGTCCTGCGGGCGGCAGCGGAACAGGCGCTCGCCCACGACGACTCCGGCACCGCCGTCCAGTACCTGGAACTGGTGATGAACGCCTGCACGCCGGGGACCGAGCACGACAGCGCACGGCTCGCCCTGGCCCACGCGTCCTGGCGGACGAGCCCGGCGGTCTCCGCCCTGCACCTGGCCCTGCTTCCCGAGGGTCCCGACATGGAAGCACTCAGCCGCCGGGACACCGCCACACTGGTCCGGCACGCCCTGTGGCAGGGCGACACCGAAACCGCGGCGCTGGGGCTGAAGGTGCTGGAGGCATCCGGTGGAGCCGTCGACGACAGCACGATCGCCTGTCTCCGGCTGGCCGAACGCTGGGTCTACGGACCGGCGGTGGAGGAATGGCACCGCCCCGCCACCAGACCCGAGCACAGCGCGGAGCCGACCGGCGGTGGGTCCTCCAGCTGTGCGCATGCCGTATGGGATCTCGCCGCACTGTCCACCCGCACCGGCGCGGACCATGCCGCCGCCAAGGCCCGTCGTGTGCTGGAGAACTGCGCACTCGACGACGTCTCGCTGGAGACGGTCGTCGCGGCGATCCTCGCC
The Streptomyces sp. NBC_00234 DNA segment above includes these coding regions:
- a CDS encoding ATP-binding protein, yielding MLLEYVDALRHLGDQLTDTAEGRGRLLIVNGGLTSGKAELLQEFAARADRVGALCLTATAARGLQSLQADVVDQLFHSRGLPAETTEHVSALLSPAVVAAQPGSPDLESLSGAGARAVRDTCAELLRLSRERPLVIGVDDVQFADAFSLQLLLYLSRRMESARIMIVLSKWDWAQPTLPRFYAEITRLPHGLIRLVPLSEHGIAGLITQRTGEQPDPGLVAAYYELTGGNPKLVDALLEDQRTAGIESPGRGPAGLATVGSHYQQAVLACLYRWNPQLLEVAEALAVLGDEGAAGPLSRLSGLSVDTTEQVLHTLVAEALLTSGPTPGNYRFRHPAIAKTLLNSLSTTERTRLHLQAAKLLHQQGIGPRPVARHLAEAGIVVEGWATGVLRAAAEQALAHDDSGTAVQYLELVMNACTPGTEHDSARLALAHASWRTSPAVSALHLALLPEGPDMEALSRRDTATLVRHALWQGDTETAALGLKVLEASGGAVDDSTIACLRLAERWVYGPAVEEWHRPATRPEHSAEPTGGGSSSCAHAVWDLAALSTRTGADHAAAKARRVLENCALDDVSLETVVAAILALLHDGETESAVSWCDVLREEATRRLAPTWLAVLECLRAAIALRQGDLAAAAKLATTGYERLPASAWGVFIGYPLSILMQIDTALDNHGAVAEHLRQVVPEAMFGTVWGAHYLRARGHHFLATDRALSAVSDFRAAGGLSERLGLDFPALFPWRGDLALANMRLGRTVLAHRLLTEELEHPRLDVRAKGVALRLLASCSDPGRRQGLLERAIDHLERSEDRLELSRALKAMSRVLQQSGQNEQARSTARRASQEARICRTGSEESAERESPEPDPTVPGPRAATSSVCEQLSEAERRVATLAARGHTNREISGQLFITVSTVEQHLTRIYRKLGVTRRSNLPTHLADRRGAMEGRAQG